A region from the Geobacter benzoatilyticus genome encodes:
- a CDS encoding ParB/RepB/Spo0J family partition protein, whose product MEHGAIALIPIEDIHILNPRVRNQIIAEEIRQNIRSIGLKRPITVAPRKDTKNGKKYDLVCGQGRIEAFVAAGETEIPAVIREVSEEDAHIMSLVENIARRNNSALELLQSIKYLKGQGYADDAIAAKTNLGKDYIRGIIRLLEEGEEYLVNAVEKGRIPLYQALKIAAEDDTAVQTALTEAYESGALTGKKLVVLQKIISRRKHYGKGLSAPHRENAKVSAEDLIAAYENGAREKKRLLAQSNYIKDVLDYTAMALRQLLTDVHFTNQLKAVGMNEIPLHVTDLLKR is encoded by the coding sequence ATGGAGCATGGGGCCATAGCGCTTATTCCCATTGAAGATATTCACATCCTGAATCCGCGGGTGCGCAATCAGATCATTGCCGAAGAAATCCGGCAGAACATTCGGAGCATCGGACTGAAAAGGCCCATCACGGTCGCTCCCCGGAAAGATACAAAAAACGGCAAGAAATATGACCTCGTGTGCGGCCAGGGGAGGATCGAGGCCTTCGTTGCCGCCGGGGAAACTGAAATCCCCGCTGTCATTCGCGAAGTAAGCGAAGAAGATGCGCACATCATGAGCCTGGTGGAGAATATCGCCCGACGCAACAACAGTGCCCTGGAACTCCTGCAGAGTATCAAGTATCTGAAAGGCCAGGGGTACGCTGACGATGCCATCGCTGCCAAAACCAACCTTGGCAAAGACTATATTCGCGGCATCATCCGTCTGCTCGAAGAGGGGGAAGAATATCTGGTCAACGCCGTGGAAAAGGGGCGAATTCCGTTATACCAGGCACTGAAAATCGCAGCGGAAGATGACACCGCCGTACAGACTGCCCTGACGGAAGCCTATGAATCGGGGGCCTTGACCGGGAAGAAGCTGGTCGTTTTGCAAAAAATCATCTCCAGGCGGAAACATTACGGCAAAGGACTTTCAGCTCCACACCGTGAAAATGCCAAAGTCTCCGCGGAAGATCTGATTGCAGCCTATGAGAATGGCGCCCGAGAGAAGAAACGGCTTCTGGCCCAGTCTAACTATATCAAGGATGTATTGGACTACACGGCCATGGCTCTGCGCCAGTTATTGACTGATGTCCATTTCACCAATCAGCTGAAGGCCGTCGGCATGAATGAAATACCTCTGCATGTAACGGATCTTCTGAAAAGGTAG
- a CDS encoding recombinase family protein, translating into MHQAGTAYTPADIKSLRLKGAMYIRMSTELQVESPENQERAIRTYAAEYGIEIVKTYADLGVSGINTEKREQFQTLIDDVEQGRNGYNIVLYLDESRWGRFVDSREAEYHRMRLERRNVVCQSCEKPVTLTSNLADRIMTLLRDESASDYCRQLSQKVWAGQCNLVAKGYRQGGVAGFGLRRMLLDEAGRPKQELAMGQRKSLLTERVILMPGPDEECRTVLWIYDQFIAGNSETDIAAQLNARGVNTHFGRPWSRGTVCEVLTNEKYVGNNLFNRTSGKMKSRAKPNPESEWVRKEHAFEPVVNMERFYTVQGIYRERNKKATDEELLQGLRDLYARQGRLSALIIDEADFLPPSSLISNRFGGLLRVYQMIGYTPKRDYQYVAINQRLRSLHAEIVADVVRDIENLCGRKIPIDPESCLLELNHNLFISVVISRCFTTPSGTRRWKIRFDSGLRPDVTVAVRMDVRNEAIQDYYILPALEFSDGQLKLSEENAGFMDGFRTDTLDYLLKLSVNISLDKAVHHGAWGHSAYSH; encoded by the coding sequence ATGCACCAAGCGGGAACGGCATATACACCGGCTGATATCAAAAGCCTGCGCCTGAAGGGTGCCATGTATATCCGCATGTCCACAGAGTTGCAGGTGGAGTCGCCGGAAAATCAAGAGCGGGCAATACGTACCTATGCCGCTGAATACGGCATTGAAATCGTCAAGACCTATGCCGATCTGGGTGTCAGCGGGATCAACACTGAAAAGCGGGAACAGTTTCAGACCTTGATTGATGATGTAGAACAGGGGCGGAACGGATACAACATTGTCCTGTACCTGGATGAAAGCCGCTGGGGACGGTTTGTAGACAGCCGCGAGGCTGAGTATCACCGGATGAGGCTGGAACGCAGAAACGTCGTCTGCCAGTCCTGCGAAAAGCCGGTGACGCTGACCAGCAACCTTGCCGACCGGATTATGACCCTGCTGCGGGATGAAAGCGCCAGCGACTACTGCCGCCAGCTCTCTCAGAAGGTATGGGCGGGACAATGCAACCTGGTGGCGAAAGGATACCGGCAGGGAGGCGTGGCGGGATTCGGGCTACGGCGCATGCTGTTGGACGAGGCAGGAAGACCCAAGCAGGAACTGGCGATGGGGCAGCGGAAAAGCCTGCTCACCGAGCGGGTGATCCTTATGCCGGGGCCGGATGAGGAATGCCGGACGGTGCTCTGGATTTATGACCAGTTCATCGCCGGGAACAGCGAAACTGACATTGCGGCACAGTTGAACGCACGAGGCGTGAATACCCATTTCGGTCGCCCCTGGTCGCGCGGAACTGTGTGCGAGGTGCTGACCAATGAGAAATATGTCGGTAACAACTTGTTCAATCGCACGTCGGGCAAGATGAAGAGCAGAGCCAAGCCGAATCCGGAAAGCGAGTGGGTGCGGAAGGAGCACGCCTTCGAGCCCGTAGTGAACATGGAGCGTTTCTACACCGTTCAGGGGATTTACCGAGAGCGAAACAAGAAGGCTACTGACGAAGAGCTGCTGCAGGGGCTACGGGATTTATACGCCAGGCAAGGACGTCTATCGGCGCTGATCATTGATGAAGCTGATTTCCTGCCTCCCAGCAGCCTGATCAGCAATAGATTCGGCGGGCTGCTGCGGGTCTATCAGATGATCGGCTATACTCCGAAGCGCGACTATCAGTATGTTGCCATCAACCAGCGGCTGCGTTCCCTCCATGCCGAGATCGTGGCCGATGTCGTCCGCGATATTGAAAACCTCTGCGGCAGAAAGATTCCTATCGACCCGGAAAGCTGCCTGCTGGAATTGAATCACAATCTGTTCATTTCCGTCGTCATCAGCCGCTGCTTCACCACGCCTTCCGGAACCAGGCGTTGGAAAATCCGTTTCGACAGCGGTCTCCGTCCCGACGTAACCGTAGCAGTACGCATGGATGTTCGTAATGAAGCGATCCAGGATTACTACATCCTGCCCGCGTTGGAATTTTCGGACGGGCAGTTGAAGCTGTCGGAGGAGAACGCGGGATTTATGGACGGCTTTCGTACCGACACATTGGATTACTTGCTGAAGCTGAGCGTCAACATCTCTCTCGACAAGGCGGTGCACCATGGAGCATGGGGCCATAGCGCTTATTCCCATTGA
- a CDS encoding tyrosine-type recombinase/integrase produces MKFTDRYIQSLKPREKEYCIRESHGFTIRVLPTGCKTFQYIYTLAGKRRRFNLGHYPATTLSEAREKFRAAANQVSKGVDPQSPPPVVVEPEQHTVKDLVKDYLEHLEKSAAKTYLKTASLTLKNDVLKNWEDRQVGSIRRRDAILLVEDVASRAKAQALGVLKHARAMFTYALHRELVDFNPFAGVSAAIPDVTPNSRERVLSDNEMKLIWNTLSDKDSAGSLIARNALLLILVTAQRPGEVAGMAKSEVDKEWWTIPKERAKNKEEHRVYLTPLAQRLLPKLICPWYFPSPDLESPIGRPALSHVLTKQPKDKEGKITRQQYLGLPRWTPHDLRRTAATKLSELGCPDEIIDAILNHVKKGVIGVYNRNKYDKEKKKWLLKWAKHLETLVSNPADK; encoded by the coding sequence ATGAAATTCACTGACCGGTACATCCAATCCCTCAAACCAAGGGAGAAAGAATACTGTATCCGCGAAAGCCACGGTTTCACAATACGCGTTCTCCCGACCGGATGCAAGACTTTCCAGTATATCTATACACTTGCAGGTAAGCGCCGACGATTCAACTTGGGGCACTATCCAGCAACGACATTGTCAGAAGCACGGGAAAAATTTCGTGCTGCCGCCAACCAGGTCAGTAAAGGTGTAGACCCGCAATCTCCTCCACCCGTTGTTGTCGAACCCGAACAGCATACCGTGAAAGATCTGGTTAAAGACTACCTGGAGCATCTGGAAAAGTCTGCTGCCAAAACATATCTCAAAACCGCCAGTCTGACATTGAAGAACGATGTGCTGAAAAACTGGGAAGATCGCCAGGTCGGGAGTATCCGCCGTCGCGATGCCATATTGCTGGTAGAGGATGTCGCCTCCCGGGCCAAGGCCCAGGCCCTTGGCGTCCTGAAACACGCAAGAGCCATGTTCACCTATGCCCTGCATCGTGAACTTGTTGACTTCAATCCTTTTGCCGGAGTATCGGCCGCCATCCCTGATGTTACCCCGAATTCAAGAGAGCGGGTTTTGTCGGATAACGAAATGAAACTCATCTGGAACACTCTGTCCGACAAAGACAGCGCCGGAAGCCTGATTGCTCGCAATGCATTACTTCTTATACTTGTTACTGCTCAACGGCCCGGTGAAGTAGCAGGAATGGCCAAGTCGGAAGTTGACAAAGAATGGTGGACCATCCCCAAAGAGCGGGCAAAGAACAAAGAGGAACACAGGGTATATCTTACGCCGCTGGCGCAACGACTTCTGCCGAAGTTGATCTGTCCATGGTATTTCCCGTCTCCGGATCTGGAGTCACCTATCGGGCGCCCTGCTCTCTCCCATGTTCTCACCAAACAGCCTAAAGACAAGGAAGGAAAGATCACCCGGCAGCAATACCTCGGGCTGCCCCGGTGGACACCTCACGACCTGCGCCGGACGGCTGCCACCAAGCTGTCGGAACTCGGTTGTCCGGATGAAATTATCGATGCCATCCTGAACCATGTCAAAAAAGGCGTGATCGGCGTCTATAATCGCAACAAGTACGATAAAGAGAAAAAGAAATGGCTGCTTAAGTGGGCAAAGCACCTTGAAACCCTGGTCAGCAACCCAGCAGACAAATAG